CGCTGGAGACTGCCTGGGTCTTCACCCGCAGGGGCTCGATGACACCGGCCTTGAGCATATCGCCCGATACGGCGTTGAAGACGTCAAGTCCCATGTACTTTGCGTTCTTGCCACCCTTCTCGTGGGCTGCGCGGAGGGCGACGAGCATGTCGATCGGGTCGAGGCCCGCGTTCTCGGCAAGCGTCCTCGGGATGATCTCGAGCGCGCTTGCAAACGCCTCGATGGCGAGCTGGGCACGTCCGCCGACACTTGCGGCGTATTCGCGGAGCCGGAGGGAGAGTTCGATCTCGGGCGCACCGCCGCCGGCAACGAACTTCTTGTCCTCGATGGCAACGCTGACGACCCGCAGGGCGTCCTCCATGGCACGGTCGAGTTCGTCGACGACGTGCTCGGTACCACCGCGGATGATGATCGAGACGGCCTTCGGGTTCTCACACTCGGTGACGAAGATCATCTCTTCGCCGGAGACCTTCTTCTCCTCGACGCTGCCCGCCTTGCCGAGTTCCTCGGGGGCGATGGCGTCGATGGAGCTGACGACCGAGCCGCCGGTGGCGCGGGCGAGTTTCTCCATGTCGCTCTTCTTGACACGCCGCACGGAGAAGATGCCGGCCTTGGCGAGGTAGTGCTGGGCGATGTCGTCGATACCCTTCTGGCAGAAGAGGACGTTTGCACCGCTTGCGATGACCTTGTCGACGATGCCCTTGATCATCCGCTCCTCTTCATCGAGGAACATCTGGAGCTGGTCGGGGCTCGTTATGCTGATCTCGGCGTCGACCTCGGTCTTCTTGAACTCGACGGCGGCGTTCAGCAGCAGGATCTTCGCGTTCTTGACGACGCGGGGCATGGCGGGGTGCACACGCTCCTTGTCGATGATCATGCCCTCGACGATCTCGGACTCCTCGATGGACCCGCCGACCTTCTTCTCGACCTTCACGAACTCGGTGTCGACGGTACCGTCGGCGTCTGCGACCATCGTGATCGCCTTGACGACAAGTTCGGTGAGTTTCTCCTTTGCGGCCTCGGCGCCCTTGCCGGTCATGGCGGTGTCGGCAATCTTCTGGAGCATCGCCATGTCGTCGGGCTTGATAGCGACGGCGATGTCGTCGAGGATCTCCTGTGCCTTATCGGCGGCCATGCGGTAGCCGTGGGCGATGACCGTAGGGTGCACGTCCTGGTCGAGGAGGTCCTCGGCACGCTTCAGGAGTTCGCCTGCGATCACCACCGCAGTCGTGGTGCCGTCGCCGACCTCGTCGTCCTGGGTCTTTGCGATCTCGACCATCATCTTTGCAGCCGGGTGCTCGATATCCATCTCTTTCAAGATGGTCACACCGTCGTTCGTGATGACGACGTCGCCGATGGTGTCGACGAGCATCTTGTCCATACCCTTGGGGCCGAGCGTCGTCCTTACAGCGCTTGCGACGGCCTTTGCGGCTGCGATGTTGCCCGACTGTGCGTCACGACCGCGGGTACGCTGGCTACCCTCTTTCAGAATAAAGATTGGTTGTCCTCCAAGACTTGACATAGGTATCACCGTTGTTAAGCGATAGAAAGGTAGGTTTGTAGTTCTATATAAACCTATTCACTCATTTATCATATCTATGAGTTCCGAGCCGTCTTCGAGGGTGTGGAGATGCTCTTCCCCGATAAGGAGGGTTTTGCCGATTTTTTTCTGCTTTTTGTAATCCGTGACGACGCACACTGCAAACGTCTTCGTGATCTGGGAGATGTTGCCGATGAGAGAAGCGCGCTTTACAATCTTCTGGGAGGTCCCGTAGGCCGTCAGGATTGTATGCCTATCAAAGAGCGCCAGCGCCTGGAACGGAGCCTGCCGCATCGCGTGGATCTCCATTCCCATGCGTTCGAGATCGACCAGGACGTCGCCGGTAGTGGACTCCGGAGGCTTCTCCGGCTCGGGTGAGCGGTAGCCGACGAGCTCGATCGTCTCGACGAGCGGGGCATTGAAGAGCTCCTCGAGCTTGATGGCGACATCGAGCGTGGTCCCCATCCCGCTCTCGTACTTGCTGATAGTCCGGCGGGAGACCCCGAGGTGCGACGCGAGGTCCCCGAGCGACATCCGGGATCGCTCCCGCACCTCCCGCAGGAGGTCGCCTTTGATCTTCACGTAAAGACCGCCCGGGGATGCGTAGACCATCGGCGAGAGGCCTTCCACGAAGTAGTCGTAGAGCGTCTCGGGGCTGAGGGCGAAGAGCCCGTAGCGGATGTAGACGACGCCGCGCTCGAGGGCCGCATCGCGCGCCCGCTCTCCGACGATGAGAGGGGTGGCCTGAAGGTACCGGGCGATCAGGTTGAGGTCCCAGGCGATGTCGGCACTCACGCTGTCGATGTGAGAGGCGACTTTGATGATGACGAGGTTGTCGCCTTTCTTCGCGATAAGGTCGAAACTCCGCGGACGGATGTTGCACCGCTCCGAGACGTCGAAGTCCGCGAGAAGCATGATGCTGATGACCATCTGAGGAAGGCGATCCTGCGACATAACCCGTAAGAATCGATATAGCCGGAGAACGATATAAACTAGAGGGTTATGTGGATCGGGATCGACGACACGGATTCTCCTGCGGGGATGTGCACCACGTATATCGGGGCGGTTCTGGTGCGGCAGCTCGAGCGAGCAGGGATCCGTGTCGTCGAAGCCCGCCTGGTCAGGCTGAACCCGAACGTCATCCACAAGACCCGGGGGAACGCGGCGATCTGCATCGAGGCCGAGGGGGATGCGGACGCGGCGTTCGCCCTCGCCTCTACGTGTGTCGAAGCGCTCGCGGAGTTCGACGCCGCCGGGACCAACCCGGGGGTGGTGGTCTCCCGTATCCGGCCGCCGCCGGACTTCTACTACGCGGCGCTCCGGGAGTTCTGCACCGTGGACGAGGCCGTCGAGGTGCTCGAGGCGGCCGGGGCCCGCTACCGGGGCTACAAGAACCGGCGCGGCCTCATCGGCGCAACGGCGGCGGTTGCGAGCGATCTGCCCGACCGGACCTACGAACTGCTCGTCTACCGGAAGCGGGAGAACCGGGGCACCCCCCGGCAGGTGGACCGCGGGAGCCTCTTCTCTGCCGAGGAGACGACCTACCCCCACACCTGGGACACGGTGGACAGGGAGAACGACGTGGTGGTCTGCGTGCCCCATACCCCCGACCCGGTCCTCTTCGGGATCCGGGGGGAGAGCCCGGCATGGGTAGAGGAAGCACGTGCCCATGTCCGCTCCGAGGAGCCGGCCTGCGAACAGGTCTACGTCACCAACCAGGGGACGGACGCCCACCTGGTTCCGGGGACGGTCGGGATGCTCCGGGAGGGGCGGTCCTACCTGGTGCGGGGCACGGTCGCGAGTTCCCCGGCCACCGGGCCGGGCGGCCACGTCTCGTTCCTTCTTTCGGACGAGGGCGATGAGATCCGGTGCATGGCCTACGAGCCGACCAAGGGGTTCCGGGACGTCGTGAGGAAACTCGTTCCAGGGGACGTGGTGGCCGCGGCCGGGAGTTACAAGGGAGGGAGCCTCAACCTCGAGAAGATCGGGGTCTCTCATCTTGCCGATGCGATCCGCATCCGCCCGCCGGTCTGCCCGGCCTGCGCAAAAAGGATGACGAGCGCGGGAACAGGAAAAGGATACAAGTGCAGGGTCTGCGGCGAGCGCAGCCGGGAGCCGGAGATCGAGCGGATCGAGCGGCAGCTCAAGCCCGGGTGGTACGAGGTCCCTCCCACCGCCCGCCGGCACCTCGCACGGCCGCTGGTGCGCGGCGTCCCCGTGTGGGAGCAGGCCCTGCTCCAATCGGGCCGGGAATGCGACCGTCGTCCCCGCAAGCAACCGTGACCCCGTGGGGTGCAGAACCAGGGGCCCTTCCCCACCACGTCAATCAAATAAAGTTTACAAAAAAAGATTTATAATGTTTGTGCGTTAACTTATCCCAGGTGATCCCGTGCCGACTATCAGCGGCGAGAGCGCACGTCCTCTGGCCTGTCCGCCCGCAACGGTGCCAACCCCGGGAGGACAGAGTTCACCCGGAGGCTGTACGGACTCGCGGTCGAGTATGCACGGAACGGAGAGGAAGGTAGCCCTCTGGATGCTCTTCTGTTTCCGGCCCGAAAGTCCGCTCTTCCAGAGATGGTCCGGTATATCCGGACCCCCCGACACGGCGGGACGAGTGGGATCATCCCGTGTCGAATAACCAGTCATCCCCTGTCTGGCAGCGGGAGCCCGACCCTCGGGTTCCCGCAACGTTTCAATTTTTCATGCGGCGGCTCTCTCGGCGGGGTTTCTGAGTTGCGATCTGCGGGACGTCGGGGATTCGGTTGCCGTGGACGCACACCGTGACGCACTCACGAAAAGACGATCCATTATCGTGCATGAATACCAACACCTCTCAAGAGCTGGTGTAACACTATCATGACCTTCAAGTATGGGGATGCGGTACAACAGGCACGGGTGCGGCCGGGGATGACGGTCGGCGAACTCGTCGATGAACTCGGGAAAGCCGGGGCTTACAACGGGGGATCCCTCTGGCAGGCGGTCAACATCTACGAGCGGATGCTCCGTGACGAGAAGGCGCTGAAGTTCTTCGGCCTCTCGGGCGCCATGGTGCCCGGCGGCATGGGCGGCATCGTTTCCGACCTCATCGGGCGCCGACATATCGACGTGCTCGTCTCGACCGGGGCGAACCTCACCCACGACGTCATCGAGGCGATCGGCTGTCACCACTACCACGGGACCTGTGAGGTCTCCGATACCGAACTCTGCGAGGAGGGGATCAACCGGATCTACGACATCTTCCTCCCGAACGATGCCTTCATCCTGTTCGAAGAGTTCATGCAGGACGTCTACTCGTCCCTCCCGGAAGGCTCGACGGTCTCGATCTCCGATCTCCTCAACCGGATCGGCAGCCGGCTTGACTCGGGGATCCTCGCGGAAGCGGCAAAGGCCGGGGTGCCGGTCTACTGCCCGGCCATCCAGGACTCGATGATCGGACTGCAGTACTGGCTTTTTTCGCAGACGCACAGGGTCACGGTCAGCGCGTTCGACGACATGCCCGGGCTGCTTGATCGGTGCTTTGAGGCCGAACGGGCCGGCACCATCCTTGTCGGCGGCGGCGTCCCGAAGAACTACATCCTGCAGAGCAAACTGATGACCGAGAGCGGGTTTGACTACGCGGTGCAGCTCACCGGCGACCGGCCGGACCTCGGCGGCCTCTCGGGCGCGACGCTCGACGAGGCCCGCTCGTGGGGCAAGCTCACCGGGGAGGCCACCGCCGCGACGGTCTACGGCGACGCGACCATCAACCTGCCGCTCCTCGTGGCCGCAACTCTGGAGAGGCTGGAAGAATGACCGAGCTTATCCTCTCTCTGGACGTGCTCGACCGGAAACGGGCGGTGCAGATCGCAGAGTCCTGTGCACCCTTCATCGACGAAATCAAGGTCGGCTACCCTCTTGTCCTCTCGGCCGGCCTATCTATCGTCGAGGACCTTGCCGGGCTCGGCCTGCCGCTCATCGCCGACTTCAAGGTCGCGGATATCCCCAACACCAACCGCCTCATCTGCGAAGCGGTCTTTGCCGCCGGGTTCGATGCCGTGATTGCCCATGGGTTCGTGGGAGCCGATGCCGCGAGGGCCTGCGTCGAGGTGGCGCACAACCACAGCGGGGCGGCGTACATCGTCGCCGAGATGAGCCATCCCGGGGCGACCGAGTTCTTCCATGGTGGTGTGGCCGAAAGCCTCGCGGAACTCGCCGTCGCCTGCCGGGCCGACGGCATCATCGCCCCCGCCACCCGCCCGGAACGGATCGCACGGCTCCGGGAGATCGTCGGCGAAAAGGCGATCTACTCCCCCGGCGTGGGGGCACAGGGCGGCGACCCCGACACGGTGGCACGGCTGGTCGACGGGGTCATCGTGGGCAGGAGCATCTACGAGGCAGAGGACCCGGCGGCCGAAGCCGAACGCTTCTCCCGCATCCGCCGGTGATGAGTTCTCCGTTCCGATCCTTTGGGAGATGACGAACCCTATGAGTGGTCTGAGGCGGATGCGGCTCACCCCGCATCTGAAGAGTTATATATTCTCTCGCAGATACTGGTATCATGAACTGGAGCCACGAACAGCAGAAACTGGCAGAAAGATACCGGAGCCTCGACGAAATCCCCGTAGACGAGCGGCGGTACAAGTGCCACACCTGCCACTTCGTCGTGGACGAAACCCCCTGCCCCCACTGCGGCGAGACCTCGCTTGAGGTCATGTGCCCGCTCGACCACTGCGACTGCCACCACTCCATAGTCGAGAGTATCGAGTACTGT
The genomic region above belongs to Methanoculleus oceani and contains:
- the nrdD gene encoding anaerobic ribonucleoside-triphosphate reductase, yielding MNWSHEQQKLAERYRSLDEIPVDERRYKCHTCHFVVDETPCPHCGETSLEVMCPLDHCDCHHSIVESIEYCPLCGHAVCPECGSHDVVQISRVTGYLQDVAGWNAGKQQELKDRVRYSVV
- a CDS encoding deoxyhypusine synthase, with protein sequence MTFKYGDAVQQARVRPGMTVGELVDELGKAGAYNGGSLWQAVNIYERMLRDEKALKFFGLSGAMVPGGMGGIVSDLIGRRHIDVLVSTGANLTHDVIEAIGCHHYHGTCEVSDTELCEEGINRIYDIFLPNDAFILFEEFMQDVYSSLPEGSTVSISDLLNRIGSRLDSGILAEAAKAGVPVYCPAIQDSMIGLQYWLFSQTHRVTVSAFDDMPGLLDRCFEAERAGTILVGGGVPKNYILQSKLMTESGFDYAVQLTGDRPDLGGLSGATLDEARSWGKLTGEATAATVYGDATINLPLLVAATLERLEE
- a CDS encoding transcriptional regulator — encoded protein: MSQDRLPQMVISIMLLADFDVSERCNIRPRSFDLIAKKGDNLVIIKVASHIDSVSADIAWDLNLIARYLQATPLIVGERARDAALERGVVYIRYGLFALSPETLYDYFVEGLSPMVYASPGGLYVKIKGDLLREVRERSRMSLGDLASHLGVSRRTISKYESGMGTTLDVAIKLEELFNAPLVETIELVGYRSPEPEKPPESTTGDVLVDLERMGMEIHAMRQAPFQALALFDRHTILTAYGTSQKIVKRASLIGNISQITKTFAVCVVTDYKKQKKIGKTLLIGEEHLHTLEDGSELIDMINE
- the pyrF gene encoding orotidine-5'-phosphate decarboxylase produces the protein MTELILSLDVLDRKRAVQIAESCAPFIDEIKVGYPLVLSAGLSIVEDLAGLGLPLIADFKVADIPNTNRLICEAVFAAGFDAVIAHGFVGADAARACVEVAHNHSGAAYIVAEMSHPGATEFFHGGVAESLAELAVACRADGIIAPATRPERIARLREIVGEKAIYSPGVGAQGGDPDTVARLVDGVIVGRSIYEAEDPAAEAERFSRIRR
- a CDS encoding tRNA(Ile)(2)-agmatinylcytidine synthase, with translation MWIGIDDTDSPAGMCTTYIGAVLVRQLERAGIRVVEARLVRLNPNVIHKTRGNAAICIEAEGDADAAFALASTCVEALAEFDAAGTNPGVVVSRIRPPPDFYYAALREFCTVDEAVEVLEAAGARYRGYKNRRGLIGATAAVASDLPDRTYELLVYRKRENRGTPRQVDRGSLFSAEETTYPHTWDTVDRENDVVVCVPHTPDPVLFGIRGESPAWVEEARAHVRSEEPACEQVYVTNQGTDAHLVPGTVGMLREGRSYLVRGTVASSPATGPGGHVSFLLSDEGDEIRCMAYEPTKGFRDVVRKLVPGDVVAAAGSYKGGSLNLEKIGVSHLADAIRIRPPVCPACAKRMTSAGTGKGYKCRVCGERSREPEIERIERQLKPGWYEVPPTARRHLARPLVRGVPVWEQALLQSGRECDRRPRKQP
- the thsA gene encoding thermosome subunit alpha, whose product is MSSLGGQPIFILKEGSQRTRGRDAQSGNIAAAKAVASAVRTTLGPKGMDKMLVDTIGDVVITNDGVTILKEMDIEHPAAKMMVEIAKTQDDEVGDGTTTAVVIAGELLKRAEDLLDQDVHPTVIAHGYRMAADKAQEILDDIAVAIKPDDMAMLQKIADTAMTGKGAEAAKEKLTELVVKAITMVADADGTVDTEFVKVEKKVGGSIEESEIVEGMIIDKERVHPAMPRVVKNAKILLLNAAVEFKKTEVDAEISITSPDQLQMFLDEEERMIKGIVDKVIASGANVLFCQKGIDDIAQHYLAKAGIFSVRRVKKSDMEKLARATGGSVVSSIDAIAPEELGKAGSVEEKKVSGEEMIFVTECENPKAVSIIIRGGTEHVVDELDRAMEDALRVVSVAIEDKKFVAGGGAPEIELSLRLREYAASVGGRAQLAIEAFASALEIIPRTLAENAGLDPIDMLVALRAAHEKGGKNAKYMGLDVFNAVSGDMLKAGVIEPLRVKTQAVSSAAEAAVMILRIDDVIASSKSAGPSPEEMAAMGGGMGGGMGGMGMPPM